The DNA sequence CATCTGGACGGTCTCCAGCACGTTGATCGACCCGACCGGTGTCCAGCCGGCACGGTCGCTGCCCGCCTCGGCCACCCAGAACGCGCGCCGCGGCTGCTCGACCCGCCACCAGGCGGCGAAGGACTCGGCGAACGAGGGGTCCTCGACGGGCCGCCCGGCGCGCTCCTCCAGCCAGAGCCGACGCAGCCGGCCGAGCGCGGCGACGTCGCGCTCGTCGGCGACCCGGACCCGCAGGCGTCTGCCGCCGTACTCCCAGGACGACCCGTCGGCGCCGGCGAGGGCCGGGTCCGGGATCGAGGACAAGCCGTTCTCAGTCACCCGGGCGTGCGTCCCCGAGCGACCCCGCGGCCGAGGCCGTCGGGTTGACCACGGTCAGCGGCAGCAGGGTGGTCCCGCTGGGGCCGACCTCGATGTCGGTGCCGGTGGACGGGCACACGCCGCAGTCGAAGCACGGCGTCCAACGGCAGTCGTCCTGCTCGCGGCCGGCCAGCGCGTCCTGCCAGTCCTCCCACAGCCAGTCCCGCTCCAGGCCGGAGTCGAGGTGGTCCCAGGGCAGGATCTCGTCGGCCCCGCGCTCGCGGACGGTGTACCAGTCCAGCGACACGCCCTGCGGCTCCAGCGCCTCGGCGGCGGAGTCGACCCAGCGGCGGTAGGAGAAGTGCTCGGACCAGCCGTCGAACCGGCCGCCGTCGCGCCAGACCTTCTCGATGACGGCGCCGACCCGGCGGTCGCCGCGGGCGAGCAGTCCCTCGATCAGCGAGGGCTCGCCGTCGTGGTAGCGCATGCCGATGTTGCGCCCGATCCGCCGATCGGAGTTGACGGCCTCGCGCAGCTTGCGCAGCCGGGCGTCGACGACCTCCGGGGCGCACTGGGCGGCCCACTGGAACGGGGTGTGCGGCTTGGGCACGAACCCGCCGATGGAGATGGTGCAGCGGACGTCGTTGCGCCCGGACGCCTCACGACCCGCCTTGATCACGCGGTGCGCCATGCCCGCGATCTCCAGGACGTCCTCGTCGGTCTCGGTGGGCAGCCCGCACATGAAGTACAGCTTCACCTGCCTCCAGCCCTGGGAGAACGCCTCGGCGCAGGTGCGGATCAGGTCGTCCTCGGAGACCATCTTGTTGATCACGCGGCGGATCCGCTCGGAGCCGCCCTCGGGGGCGAAGGTCAGCCCGGAGCGGCGGCCGTTGCGGGAGATCTCGTTCGCCAGGTCGATGTTGAACGCGTCGACCCGGGTGCTCGGCAGCGACAGCGAGGTGTTGGTGCCCTCGTAGCGGTCGGCGAGGCCCTTGGTGATCTCGGCGATCTCGGAGTGGTCGGCGCTCGACAGCGACAGCAGACCGACCTCGTCGAAGCCCGAGGCCCGCACGGCGGCGTCGACCATCTCCCCGACACCCTGCAGCGACCGCTCCCGCACCGGGCGGGTGATCATCCCAGCCTGGCAGAACCGGCAGCCGCGGAAGATCTCGACACTGGCCCGCTCGTGGACGGTCTCGGCCAGCGGGACCAGCGGCTTCTTCGGGTACGGCCACTCGTCGAGCTCGATCGTGGTGCGCTTCTGGACGGTGGCGGGGACCCGCTCGTCGACCGGGGTGACCGCGGCGATGTGGCCGTCCTCGGCGTAGGTCACGTCGTAGAGCGAGGGCACGTAGCAGCCCGGCGTCGACGACAGCCGCAGCAGCAGCTCCCGGCGCCCGCCCGGGCGTCCCTGCTCCTTCCAGTCGCGCACGACGTCGGTGATGTCGCCGACGACCTCCTCGCCGTCACCGAGCGCGGCGACGTC is a window from the Pseudonocardia sp. HH130629-09 genome containing:
- a CDS encoding GNAT family N-acetyltransferase translates to MTENGLSSIPDPALAGADGSSWEYGGRRLRVRVADERDVAALGRLRRLWLEERAGRPVEDPSFAESFAAWWRVEQPRRAFWVAEAGSDRAGWTPVGSINVLETVQMPRPGGRGTRSGQVGNAFVLAAFTEAGVPRALLAAVVAHARARGYRRLMLAPTAGSAAFYRRAGFRPAGDTLLVLGD
- a CDS encoding TIGR03960 family B12-binding radical SAM protein, which translates into the protein MAPTSVFPALEPILPRVAKPVQYVGGEGNSQVKPWDSAAVRWALLYPDAYEVGLPNQGVQILYEVLNERADALAERCYAVWPDLEALMRESGVPSFTVDAHHAVGDFDVLGVSFSTELGYTNLLTTLDLAVIPLHARDRDETHPVVVAGGHAAFNPEPVADFVDVAALGDGEEVVGDITDVVRDWKEQGRPGGRRELLLRLSSTPGCYVPSLYDVTYAEDGHIAAVTPVDERVPATVQKRTTIELDEWPYPKKPLVPLAETVHERASVEIFRGCRFCQAGMITRPVRERSLQGVGEMVDAAVRASGFDEVGLLSLSSADHSEIAEITKGLADRYEGTNTSLSLPSTRVDAFNIDLANEISRNGRRSGLTFAPEGGSERIRRVINKMVSEDDLIRTCAEAFSQGWRQVKLYFMCGLPTETDEDVLEIAGMAHRVIKAGREASGRNDVRCTISIGGFVPKPHTPFQWAAQCAPEVVDARLRKLREAVNSDRRIGRNIGMRYHDGEPSLIEGLLARGDRRVGAVIEKVWRDGGRFDGWSEHFSYRRWVDSAAEALEPQGVSLDWYTVRERGADEILPWDHLDSGLERDWLWEDWQDALAGREQDDCRWTPCFDCGVCPSTGTDIEVGPSGTTLLPLTVVNPTASAAGSLGDARPGD